One Deinococcus grandis DNA window includes the following coding sequences:
- a CDS encoding M28 family peptidase, with protein sequence MSPRTRALPTRPAIPAWKIILPVLGAAALGWWGYSWVTRPVNPPLDPAARQGSVAGDWATLKTFGPRTPGTPGHDRTLDWAQAHLTALGYHVTRDTFPLDVWTDGGATVTGPGGLNVTGRALYGSQGFDQQGRLVAVPGDASDAQLEALDLQMQLAVTHCPERPWGRFAAALIDRGAFGVAIIDDCPVTPALSRAPATPLPMLVLDREAGAALETHLGQTVTFTTRTGEQTVQAANLVARRVEGQAQVIYGAHLDSVPGASGANDNASGVLAVLDLARRAAGTPDAKRAWFALFDAEELGLIGSRQFVRTYAYPMEQTRAMINLDMVGVGAQPLGVAATEDLLPLIRAARPGLREFEDEAQSTRETFGRSLGTTGLSDHAAFKEVRIPAAFLHRGLDGHYHTPQDTTLDPALVQDAARTAWTLGQAVLAAPFTPRPECGLTGRDCH encoded by the coding sequence ATGTCCCCCCGCACCCGCGCCCTGCCCACCCGCCCCGCCATTCCCGCGTGGAAGATCATCCTGCCCGTCCTCGGCGCCGCGGCGCTCGGCTGGTGGGGGTACAGCTGGGTCACCCGGCCCGTGAACCCACCGCTGGACCCCGCCGCGCGCCAGGGCAGCGTCGCGGGCGACTGGGCCACCCTGAAGACCTTCGGGCCGCGCACGCCCGGCACGCCCGGACACGACCGCACCCTGGACTGGGCGCAGGCACATTTGACCGCGCTGGGTTACCACGTCACCCGCGACACCTTCCCGCTGGACGTCTGGACGGACGGCGGCGCGACCGTCACCGGACCCGGCGGGCTGAACGTCACGGGCCGCGCCCTGTACGGCTCGCAGGGGTTCGACCAGCAGGGTCGCCTCGTGGCGGTGCCCGGCGACGCCAGCGACGCGCAACTCGAAGCCCTGGACCTGCAGATGCAACTGGCCGTCACGCACTGCCCCGAGCGCCCCTGGGGCCGGTTCGCCGCGGCACTGATCGACCGGGGCGCGTTCGGCGTGGCGATCATCGACGACTGCCCGGTCACGCCCGCCCTGTCCCGCGCGCCCGCCACGCCCCTGCCCATGCTCGTGCTGGACCGGGAAGCCGGAGCGGCTCTGGAGACGCACCTGGGGCAGACCGTCACGTTCACCACCCGCACCGGCGAGCAGACCGTGCAGGCCGCCAACCTCGTCGCCCGGCGGGTCGAGGGGCAGGCGCAGGTCATCTACGGCGCGCACCTGGACAGCGTGCCCGGCGCCAGCGGCGCGAACGACAACGCCAGCGGCGTGCTGGCCGTCCTGGACCTCGCGCGGCGCGCGGCAGGCACCCCGGACGCGAAGCGGGCGTGGTTCGCGCTGTTCGACGCCGAGGAACTCGGCCTGATCGGCAGCCGCCAGTTCGTCCGGACGTACGCGTACCCCATGGAACAGACCCGCGCCATGATCAACCTCGACATGGTCGGCGTCGGCGCCCAGCCGCTGGGCGTCGCCGCCACCGAGGACCTGCTGCCCCTGATCCGCGCCGCTCGCCCCGGCCTGCGCGAGTTCGAGGACGAGGCGCAGTCCACCCGCGAGACTTTCGGCCGGAGCCTGGGCACCACCGGCCTGAGCGACCACGCCGCGTTCAAGGAGGTCCGCATTCCCGCCGCGTTCCTGCACCGCGGCCTGGACGGGCACTACCACACCCCGCAGGACACCACCCTGGACCCCGCGCTGGTCCAGGACGCCGCCCGCACGGCCTGGACGCTCGGTCAGGCGGTCCTCGCCGCGCCCTTCACGCCGCGCCCCGAGTGCGGCCTGACCGGCCGCGACTGCCACTGA
- a CDS encoding ABC transporter substrate-binding protein: MTRLIRPTLLTLTLLTTAAAQDAQTVRLGFFPNLTHAPALVGLERGTFQKALSQVGSGKVKLDAKEFVSGTTLTEAFAAGQIDIAYVGPGPAINAAGRGMPVQFLAGASEAGAVLVVRKDSGIKSYKDLAGKIVAVPSLGNTQDISLRHILNENSLKPRADGGNVTITPIAPADVLAAFAAKRVDATLVPEPWGAALEAQGHKVIGSEKTVWRDGKYPTTVVIVNAKFAQANPQIVTAFLKAHTDAVAFINKSPVAAQTAVNNQLLKATGTKLDPRVLQRAFARTRFTTSLDLAALTEYAKLNVEAGYARSAPDLAPFIRK, translated from the coding sequence ATGACCCGATTGATCAGACCGACCCTGCTGACGCTGACCCTGCTGACCACCGCCGCCGCCCAGGACGCCCAGACCGTGCGCCTGGGCTTCTTCCCCAACCTCACGCACGCGCCCGCCCTGGTGGGCTTGGAACGCGGCACCTTCCAGAAAGCCCTGAGTCAAGTCGGATCGGGCAAGGTGAAGCTGGACGCCAAGGAGTTCGTGTCCGGCACCACCCTGACCGAGGCGTTCGCCGCCGGGCAGATCGACATCGCCTACGTGGGCCCGGGCCCGGCCATCAACGCCGCCGGGCGCGGCATGCCCGTGCAGTTCCTGGCCGGGGCCAGCGAGGCGGGCGCGGTGCTCGTCGTGCGTAAGGACAGCGGCATCAAGTCGTACAAGGACCTGGCCGGGAAGATCGTCGCGGTGCCCAGCCTGGGGAACACGCAGGACATCAGCCTTCGCCACATCCTGAACGAGAACAGCCTGAAGCCCAGGGCGGACGGCGGGAACGTCACCATCACACCTATCGCGCCCGCCGACGTACTGGCCGCCTTCGCCGCCAAACGCGTGGACGCCACGCTGGTGCCCGAACCCTGGGGCGCGGCCCTGGAAGCGCAGGGGCACAAGGTCATCGGCAGTGAGAAGACCGTCTGGCGGGACGGGAAGTACCCCACGACCGTCGTGATCGTGAACGCGAAGTTCGCGCAGGCCAACCCGCAGATCGTCACGGCGTTCCTGAAGGCGCACACCGACGCCGTGGCGTTCATCAACAAGAGCCCAGTGGCCGCGCAGACCGCCGTGAACAACCAGCTGCTGAAAGCGACGGGCACGAAACTCGACCCGCGCGTGCTTCAGCGGGCCTTCGCGCGCACGCGGTTCACGACCAGCCTCGACCTGGCCGCGCTGACCGAGTACGCCAAGCTGAACGTGGAAGCCGGGTACGCCCGCAGCGCGCCGGACCTCGCGCCGTTCATCCGCAAGTGA
- a CDS encoding excalibur calcium-binding domain-containing protein, with translation MKTGWRGGVMAGVLAALLGAGQAGAVAAEPFGIEVRFLGAPLGAAPRSAVNEAARRVSALIASPFEPVRVDVPAGECDRGLPALRGRLTRLVVFVRVKRLDDDLYATGMPCDLHDGSFLPIYGVVDLNSAGLSDLPRTDVLDTMIHEFLHVLGVGTLWERDARVSVSGEQDDRVFLKRQGKTTLYVAPRAVAAFRALGGRGAGIPLDPDLGHWAGEAVCSEVLSGSSGEYTGRLNPVSPLTLGALEDLGYRVQGGRAAPFRLPVGACPVQADPPAVPAGGFASCAAARAAGAALPLRRGQLGYRPGLDGDGDGLACER, from the coding sequence GTGAAGACAGGGTGGCGGGGCGGGGTGATGGCAGGGGTACTGGCGGCACTGCTGGGCGCGGGGCAGGCGGGCGCGGTTGCGGCGGAGCCGTTCGGGATCGAGGTGCGGTTCCTGGGGGCGCCGCTGGGGGCCGCGCCGCGCTCGGCGGTGAACGAGGCGGCGCGGCGGGTGTCGGCGCTGATCGCGTCGCCGTTCGAACCGGTGCGGGTGGACGTCCCGGCGGGCGAGTGCGACCGGGGGCTGCCCGCGCTGCGCGGCCGCCTGACGCGGCTGGTGGTGTTCGTCCGCGTGAAGCGGCTGGATGACGATCTGTACGCGACCGGGATGCCCTGCGACCTGCATGACGGGTCGTTCCTACCGATCTACGGCGTGGTGGACCTGAACAGCGCGGGGCTGTCGGATCTGCCGCGCACGGACGTGCTGGACACGATGATCCATGAGTTCCTGCATGTGCTGGGCGTGGGGACGCTGTGGGAGCGGGACGCGCGGGTGTCGGTGAGTGGCGAGCAGGATGACCGGGTGTTCCTGAAGCGGCAGGGGAAGACCACGCTGTACGTGGCGCCCCGGGCCGTGGCGGCGTTCCGGGCGCTGGGCGGCCGGGGCGCGGGCATTCCCCTGGATCCGGACCTGGGTCACTGGGCGGGCGAGGCGGTGTGTTCGGAGGTGCTGTCCGGCTCGTCCGGGGAGTACACGGGGCGGCTCAATCCGGTGAGTCCGCTGACACTGGGCGCGCTGGAGGATCTGGGGTACCGGGTGCAGGGGGGAAGGGCCGCGCCGTTCCGGCTGCCGGTGGGGGCCTGCCCGGTGCAGGCGGACCCGCCCGCCGTGCCTGCCGGGGGCTTCGCGAGTTGCGCGGCGGCACGGGCGGCGGGAGCGGCGCTGCCGCTGCGGCGGGGGCAGCTGGGCTACCGGCCGGGCCTGGACGGGGACGGGGATGGACTGGCCTGCGAGCGTTGA
- a CDS encoding ABC transporter permease, whose amino-acid sequence MTALSPDMQPTRAARGQSHWQTLVTQLVGLIVILGAWWLVTDVLKLYPPYVFPGPKAVWTEISYGLWGTGPQDGKLLSAIGGSLRRVLTGYVIAVLLGVVVGLLMGAWRPLRTTLGAYLTGIQSVPSIAFVPFAILFLGLNERAVLFVVILEGFIPVALAVSGALLNVPPALRVAGRTLGAGSLGLMLRVLLPASVPSILTGLRTAWSFSWRALVGGELLIAGAASLGEQLEIGRNTANVALVLATIIIIGVIGGLFDSLLRAAEGRVRRDYGLEVPQ is encoded by the coding sequence ATGACCGCCCTCTCCCCTGACATGCAACCCACCCGCGCCGCGCGGGGCCAGAGCCACTGGCAGACCCTGGTCACGCAGCTCGTGGGCCTGATCGTCATCCTGGGCGCGTGGTGGCTGGTCACCGACGTGCTCAAGCTGTACCCGCCGTACGTGTTCCCCGGCCCGAAAGCCGTGTGGACCGAGATCAGCTACGGCCTATGGGGCACCGGCCCGCAGGACGGCAAGCTGCTGTCCGCCATCGGCGGGAGCCTGCGCCGCGTCCTGACCGGGTACGTGATCGCCGTGCTGCTGGGCGTCGTCGTGGGCCTGCTGATGGGCGCGTGGCGGCCGCTGCGGACCACGCTGGGCGCGTACCTGACCGGCATCCAGAGCGTGCCGAGCATCGCGTTCGTGCCCTTCGCGATTCTGTTCCTGGGCCTGAACGAACGCGCCGTGCTGTTCGTCGTCATCCTGGAAGGCTTCATCCCGGTGGCGCTGGCGGTGTCCGGCGCGCTGCTGAACGTCCCCCCGGCGCTGCGCGTGGCGGGCCGCACCCTGGGCGCGGGCTCGCTGGGCCTGATGCTGCGGGTGCTGCTGCCCGCCAGCGTGCCCAGCATCCTGACCGGGCTGCGGACCGCCTGGAGTTTCTCCTGGCGCGCCCTGGTCGGTGGGGAACTCCTGATCGCCGGAGCGGCCAGCCTGGGCGAGCAGCTGGAAATCGGGCGGAACACCGCGAACGTGGCGCTGGTCCTGGCGACGATCATCATCATCGGCGTGATCGGCGGGCTGTTCGACTCGCTGCTGCGCGCCGCCGAGGGCCGCGTCCGGCGTGACTACGGCCTGGAGGTGCCACAATGA
- a CDS encoding phosphoribosyltransferase family protein, translating into MDTFKVQIGRVTRDLPIVPVSPDVKVALFNMLGDTDVTEEAGRELAQKLPADIDVLVTPEVKALSLAHVISRESGKPYIVIRKTQKPYMVDPVAREVVSITTGKPQLLVLDGFDVQKIKGRKVAIVDDVVSSGGTLHSIRQIIEEVGGEVAAVVAVFTEGQERPEVTALGHLPLFK; encoded by the coding sequence GTGGACACGTTCAAGGTTCAGATCGGTCGCGTGACCCGCGACCTGCCCATCGTGCCGGTCTCCCCGGATGTCAAGGTCGCCCTGTTCAACATGCTGGGCGACACCGACGTCACCGAGGAAGCCGGACGCGAGCTTGCGCAGAAACTCCCCGCCGACATCGACGTGCTCGTCACGCCCGAAGTCAAGGCGCTGAGCCTCGCGCACGTCATCAGCCGGGAAAGCGGCAAGCCGTACATCGTCATCCGCAAGACCCAGAAGCCCTACATGGTCGACCCGGTCGCCCGCGAGGTCGTGAGCATCACCACCGGCAAGCCCCAGCTGCTGGTCCTCGACGGTTTCGACGTGCAGAAGATCAAGGGCCGCAAGGTCGCCATCGTGGACGACGTGGTCTCCAGCGGCGGCACCCTGCACTCCATCCGTCAGATCATCGAGGAAGTCGGCGGGGAAGTCGCGGCGGTCGTCGCCGTGTTCACCGAGGGGCAGGAACGCCCCGAAGTGACCGCGCTGGGCCACCTGCCCCTCTTCAAGTAA
- a CDS encoding DUF4395 domain-containing protein, which produces MIASAPTRTPARTDLSALKFNQVTVVFVTLLAVILTVPALTLVLGAAMLIGAVTPDLSPMRAAYRLLGPALGLRPEVVEEDPRAHHFAQGVGGSFLLASASLTLAGLPIVGAALGVIVIALAALNLSRKICVGCVMYFQYRRLRYQLLKR; this is translated from the coding sequence ATGATTGCCTCCGCCCCCACCCGCACGCCCGCGCGCACCGACCTGAGTGCGCTGAAGTTCAATCAGGTCACGGTGGTCTTCGTGACCCTGCTGGCCGTGATCCTGACCGTCCCGGCGCTGACGCTGGTGCTGGGCGCGGCCATGCTGATCGGGGCCGTCACGCCCGACCTCTCCCCCATGCGCGCCGCGTACCGCCTGCTGGGACCCGCCCTGGGCCTGAGGCCCGAGGTCGTCGAGGAGGACCCCCGCGCGCACCACTTCGCGCAGGGCGTGGGCGGCAGCTTCCTGCTGGCCTCCGCGAGCTTGACACTGGCGGGTCTCCCCATCGTCGGGGCGGCGCTGGGCGTGATCGTGATCGCCCTGGCCGCTTTGAACCTCTCCCGGAAGATCTGCGTGGGGTGCGTGATGTACTTCCAGTACCGCCGCCTCCGTTACCAGCTCCTCAAGCGCTAA
- a CDS encoding nitrite/sulfite reductase, protein MSDIEALKKAVPPFQIFDLIPQYAEQGFIDPERIDLLKWAGVYPQRPQEDGFLMMRVRVPAAEFSSATMREVANIAEEYGRGFLDVTDRQAFQFHWLTIGDIPRIFERLEPLGLHPKGACGDTVRAVIASPLAGLDAREIIDVRPLAHAMEGTLTGNPDFQDLPRKFKMSITAVPELEGIHMINDIGFLAHRVNGEVGFDVWVGGGLGAVAHLSRRLGVFIRPEEVVEVGQAITAAYRDHGYRQNRKKSRLKFLIKDLGVEKFREIVENDYLGRRLQDGPAAPVARFGGNDVLGVQPQADGLNYVVVATTVGRIDPTKARVLADLADRYGKGVLRTTAFQNMVIPHVATGDVEALSAELAAINLAPKATIRGTTIACTGNQFCRLALTETKARTAALVDHLEPLTLAMDVPFTINLTGCSNACTRYQVADLGFMGANKTDKDGTVHEVYNVHLAGSIGQAQRTGTKLKGAVPAERLNEYAAAVLAEFQANKQPGESFVEYADRIGHEHFAPDAVLGAREAVTA, encoded by the coding sequence ATGAGTGACATCGAAGCCCTGAAGAAAGCCGTACCGCCCTTCCAGATTTTCGACCTGATCCCCCAGTACGCCGAGCAGGGATTCATCGACCCCGAGCGGATCGACCTGCTCAAGTGGGCCGGGGTGTACCCGCAGCGCCCCCAGGAGGACGGCTTCCTGATGATGCGCGTCCGCGTCCCCGCCGCCGAGTTTTCCAGCGCGACCATGCGCGAGGTGGCGAACATCGCCGAGGAGTACGGCCGGGGCTTCCTGGACGTCACGGACCGGCAGGCGTTCCAGTTCCACTGGCTGACCATAGGTGACATCCCCCGCATCTTCGAGCGGCTGGAACCACTGGGCCTGCACCCCAAGGGTGCCTGCGGCGACACCGTGCGCGCCGTGATCGCCAGCCCCCTGGCGGGCCTGGACGCCCGCGAGATCATCGACGTGCGCCCCCTGGCCCACGCCATGGAAGGCACCCTGACCGGCAACCCTGATTTCCAGGACCTGCCGCGCAAGTTCAAGATGAGCATCACGGCGGTGCCGGAGCTGGAAGGCATCCACATGATCAACGACATCGGCTTCCTCGCGCACCGCGTGAACGGTGAGGTCGGCTTCGACGTGTGGGTGGGCGGCGGCCTGGGCGCCGTGGCGCACCTGTCCAGGCGCCTGGGCGTGTTCATCCGCCCCGAGGAGGTCGTGGAGGTGGGGCAGGCCATCACCGCCGCGTACCGCGACCACGGCTACCGTCAGAACCGCAAGAAGAGCCGCCTGAAGTTCCTGATCAAGGACCTGGGCGTGGAGAAGTTCCGCGAGATCGTCGAGAACGACTACCTGGGCCGCAGGTTGCAGGACGGCCCCGCCGCGCCCGTCGCGCGGTTCGGCGGCAATGACGTGCTGGGCGTTCAGCCGCAGGCGGACGGCCTGAACTACGTGGTCGTGGCGACCACCGTGGGCCGCATCGACCCCACCAAGGCCCGCGTCCTGGCCGATCTGGCCGACCGCTATGGCAAGGGCGTGCTGCGCACCACCGCGTTCCAGAACATGGTGATCCCCCACGTCGCCACCGGGGACGTCGAGGCCCTGAGCGCCGAACTGGCCGCGATCAACCTCGCGCCGAAGGCGACCATCCGGGGCACGACCATCGCCTGCACCGGCAACCAGTTCTGCCGCCTCGCGCTGACCGAGACGAAGGCCCGCACCGCCGCGCTGGTCGATCACCTCGAACCCCTGACGCTGGCGATGGACGTGCCGTTCACGATCAACCTGACCGGGTGCAGCAACGCCTGCACGCGCTATCAGGTGGCTGACCTGGGCTTCATGGGCGCCAACAAGACCGACAAGGACGGCACCGTGCACGAGGTGTACAACGTGCACCTGGCCGGGAGCATCGGGCAGGCACAGCGGACCGGCACGAAACTGAAGGGCGCGGTGCCCGCCGAACGCCTGAACGAGTACGCGGCGGCCGTGCTGGCCGAGTTCCAGGCGAACAAGCAGCCGGGCGAGAGCTTCGTGGAGTACGCCGACCGTATCGGGCACGAGCACTTCGCGCCGGACGCCGTGCTGGGCGCGCGCGAGGCGGTCACCGCATGA
- a CDS encoding ABC transporter ATP-binding protein, protein MTTTMNRAATAPLAAERGGAPLNLDGVTYHYQGRRAAGAGVGPLNLDVPGGEFLCVVGPSGSGKSTLLSLLAGFLKPQRGQISLGGEVVRGPHPRLTLVQQEAALFPWLTVSGNVAFGLRGVPRAERDARVQDALRQVGLDGYGPRRPHELSGGQRQRVALARALVTRPGLLLLDEPFSALDHATRTTLADELLTLWRQSGVTVVFVTHQLEEALHLGQRVVALRGGQVALDAPAAQTSVDDLKRLLGE, encoded by the coding sequence ATGACCACCACGATGAACCGCGCCGCCACCGCCCCCCTGGCCGCCGAACGTGGCGGCGCGCCCCTGAACCTGGACGGCGTGACGTACCACTACCAGGGCCGCCGCGCGGCAGGCGCAGGTGTCGGCCCGCTGAACCTGGACGTGCCGGGCGGGGAGTTCCTGTGCGTGGTCGGCCCGTCCGGCAGCGGCAAGAGCACCCTGCTGAGCCTCCTGGCGGGCTTCCTGAAACCCCAGCGCGGCCAGATCAGTCTGGGCGGCGAGGTCGTGCGCGGCCCGCACCCCCGCCTGACCCTGGTGCAGCAGGAGGCCGCGCTGTTCCCCTGGCTGACCGTCTCCGGGAACGTCGCCTTCGGCCTGCGCGGCGTGCCCCGCGCCGAACGGGACGCGCGCGTGCAGGACGCGCTGCGGCAGGTGGGCCTGGACGGCTACGGCCCGCGCCGTCCGCACGAACTCAGCGGCGGGCAGCGCCAGCGCGTCGCCCTGGCCCGCGCCCTGGTCACCCGCCCGGGCCTGCTGCTGCTCGACGAGCCGTTCAGCGCCCTGGACCACGCGACCCGCACCACCCTGGCCGACGAACTGCTGACCCTCTGGCGGCAGTCCGGCGTGACCGTCGTGTTCGTCACGCACCAGCTGGAAGAAGCGCTGCACCTGGGCCAGCGGGTCGTGGCCCTGCGCGGCGGTCAGGTGGCGCTGGACGCCCCCGCCGCGCAGACGAGCGTGGACGACCTGAAACGCCTGCTGGGCGAGTAG
- a CDS encoding phosphoribosyltransferase family protein — MTTAPQELTVTIGDVSRTLPTVRAGGMGRVPLVEFIGDSEFTKAVAQEMVALIPDGTEVLLTVVTNALPLTHELSDRSGLPYVCARKKRRTYMQQPLIQDVPSMTLGVAETLWLDGPHAERLNGKRVTIVQDVVASGGTAQALARLVERAGGTVAGYLAAFRQGTPTLDVIALQDLPRTLS; from the coding sequence ATGACCACAGCCCCGCAGGAACTGACCGTCACCATCGGCGACGTGAGCCGCACCCTCCCCACCGTCCGCGCGGGCGGCATGGGCCGCGTGCCCCTGGTGGAATTCATCGGGGACAGCGAGTTCACCAAGGCTGTCGCGCAGGAGATGGTCGCCCTGATCCCTGACGGCACTGAGGTCCTGCTGACCGTCGTCACGAACGCCCTGCCGCTGACGCACGAACTGAGCGACCGCTCCGGCCTGCCGTACGTGTGCGCCCGCAAGAAACGCCGCACGTACATGCAGCAGCCCCTGATTCAGGACGTGCCCAGCATGACCCTGGGCGTCGCCGAGACCCTCTGGCTGGACGGCCCGCACGCCGAGCGCCTGAACGGCAAGCGCGTGACCATCGTGCAGGACGTCGTCGCCAGTGGCGGCACCGCGCAGGCCCTCGCGCGGCTGGTCGAGCGGGCGGGCGGCACCGTCGCCGGGTACCTCGCCGCGTTCCGGCAGGGCACGCCGACCCTGGACGTGATCGCCCTGCAGGATCTGCCCCGCACCCTGAGCTGA
- a CDS encoding phosphoadenylyl-sulfate reductase, with protein MTTTSPRPDFTPASDPLDVIRWTLETHPDVPMPSAFNLNGVVLLDLAVKAGYRGEVVFVDTGYHFPETLATRDRLAARYPELTFVTLNDGASPEDGQTDPALYASDPDACCAVRKVAPLQAYLRQRAPSALLNARSRDQASTRADIPFVEDGARVKVNPLAHWTRERLETYAREQDLPVNPLYWDGFLSVGCWTCTRAVRPGEDARAGRWAGMGKTECGLWAGDGKL; from the coding sequence ATGACCACCACCTCGCCCCGACCCGACTTCACGCCCGCCAGCGACCCGCTGGACGTGATCCGCTGGACGCTGGAAACGCACCCGGACGTCCCGATGCCCAGCGCGTTCAACCTGAACGGCGTGGTGCTGCTCGATCTGGCCGTGAAGGCCGGGTACCGGGGCGAGGTGGTGTTCGTGGACACCGGGTACCACTTCCCCGAGACGCTGGCGACCCGCGACCGACTGGCCGCCCGCTACCCGGAACTGACGTTCGTGACCCTGAACGACGGCGCGAGTCCCGAGGACGGGCAGACCGACCCCGCGCTGTATGCCAGCGATCCGGACGCCTGCTGCGCCGTGCGGAAGGTCGCGCCCCTGCAGGCATATCTGCGCCAGCGGGCCCCGTCGGCGCTGCTGAACGCCCGCAGCCGCGATCAGGCGAGCACCCGCGCGGACATTCCGTTCGTCGAGGACGGCGCGCGCGTGAAGGTGAACCCGCTGGCCCACTGGACGCGCGAGAGGCTGGAAACCTACGCACGCGAGCAGGACCTGCCGGTGAACCCGCTGTACTGGGACGGGTTCCTGAGCGTCGGGTGCTGGACCTGCACGCGTGCCGTGCGCCCCGGCGAGGACGCCCGCGCGGGCCGCTGGGCTGGCATGGGCAAGACCGAGTGTGGCCTGTGGGCCGGGGACGGGAAGTTGTGA
- the sat gene encoding sulfate adenylyltransferase has translation MTILLPTTSTLPTPLGGTLVNGVRRAGHDFDPAELAALPRLNISERTLADLEMLATGAYSPLTGFVNEADYLSVIERLRLADGTPWSIPITLPVSAEHAGLRGRVVLSFEGQDVGWVDVQEAFAARKAWEAREVYRTEDETHPGVAALYAQGDFNLAGPVALFEIPRGHFPRHHRTPAEVREVIEARGWRSTVAFQTRNPIHRAHEYLQKVALELVDGLLLHPLVGTTKGDDVPAATRVQAYEVLLEGYYPQARTLLSVYPAAMRYAGPREAILHALSRRNYGVTHFIVGRDHAGVGSYYGTYDAQEIFSAYSPEELGIQILKFEHTFYCNSCGQLVSPRTCPHDGSHHLVLSGTKVREKLRAGENLPAEFTRPEVAEVLRAAYADKA, from the coding sequence ATGACGATCCTGCTCCCCACCACCTCCACCCTCCCCACCCCCCTCGGCGGCACCCTGGTCAATGGCGTGCGCCGCGCCGGCCACGACTTCGACCCGGCGGAACTCGCCGCGCTGCCGCGCCTGAACATCAGCGAGCGCACCCTGGCCGACCTGGAGATGCTCGCCACCGGCGCGTACTCCCCCCTGACCGGCTTCGTGAACGAGGCGGACTACCTCTCGGTCATCGAGCGGCTGCGCCTCGCGGACGGCACGCCCTGGAGCATCCCGATCACGCTGCCCGTGAGCGCCGAGCACGCCGGGCTGCGCGGGCGCGTGGTCCTGAGCTTCGAGGGTCAGGACGTGGGCTGGGTGGACGTGCAGGAGGCGTTTGCGGCCCGCAAGGCCTGGGAGGCGCGCGAGGTGTACCGCACCGAGGACGAGACGCACCCCGGCGTGGCGGCGCTGTACGCGCAGGGTGACTTCAACCTGGCCGGGCCGGTCGCGCTGTTCGAGATTCCCCGTGGGCACTTCCCCCGCCACCACCGCACGCCCGCCGAGGTGCGCGAGGTGATCGAGGCGCGCGGCTGGCGTTCCACGGTGGCGTTCCAGACGCGCAACCCCATCCACCGCGCGCACGAGTACCTGCAGAAGGTGGCGCTGGAACTCGTGGACGGGCTGCTGCTGCACCCGCTGGTGGGGACCACCAAGGGCGACGACGTGCCCGCCGCCACCCGCGTGCAGGCGTACGAGGTGCTGCTGGAGGGGTACTACCCGCAGGCCCGCACGCTGCTCAGCGTGTACCCGGCCGCGATGCGTTACGCCGGGCCGCGCGAGGCGATCCTACACGCCCTGTCCCGGCGCAACTACGGCGTGACGCACTTCATCGTGGGCCGCGACCACGCGGGTGTCGGCAGCTACTACGGCACGTACGACGCGCAGGAGATCTTCAGCGCGTACTCGCCAGAGGAACTGGGCATCCAGATCCTGAAGTTCGAGCACACCTTCTACTGCAACTCGTGCGGTCAGCTCGTCAGCCCCCGCACCTGCCCGCACGACGGCTCGCACCACCTCGTGCTGAGCGGCACGAAGGTCCGCGAGAAGCTGCGCGCCGGGGAGAACCTGCCTGCCGAGTTCACCCGGCCCGAGGTGGCCGAGGTGCTCCGCGCCGCGTACGCCGACAAGGCGTAA